One part of the Actinomycetes bacterium genome encodes these proteins:
- a CDS encoding glycosyl hydrolase family 28-related protein, producing MSMTGVASASPPQGSGQPDFGPNVLVFDPSMPTSQIQTAVDAIAADQVSNQFGTQRYALLFKPGTYGSAAEPLNFQVGYYTDVAGLGLSPTDVTINGSVYVRNQCDANGCVALNNFWRSLSNLTINVTTPNFGCYSGEFWAVSQAAPMRRVNVNGLTTLMDYCTGPSFASGGFIADSQFAGGTVINGSQQQFLVRNSTLDGWTNGVWNQVFAGVQGAPAQCFPASATCGGPYTTLATNPASKDKPYLYVDSSGRWAVFVPAPATNTAGTTWANGPTPGRSIPLTDFFVAKPTDSVQTINNQLAQGKNLLFTPGVYSIDRTIKVKRADTIVLGLGLATLTAVDGAVAMSVADVKGVDIAGLMIDAGPVSSPVLLQIGTQHATHGQARQHNGWSDPADPTALQDVFFRVGGPHAGKATVSLQVNSDNVILDDIWAWRADHGTGVGWTANTADTGVIVNGDNVTATGLFVEHYQKHNV from the coding sequence CTGTCGATGACCGGCGTGGCGTCCGCGAGTCCTCCCCAGGGGTCGGGCCAGCCGGACTTCGGGCCCAACGTCCTCGTGTTCGACCCGTCGATGCCGACCAGCCAGATCCAGACCGCCGTCGACGCGATCGCCGCTGACCAGGTTTCGAACCAGTTCGGGACGCAGCGCTACGCGCTGCTGTTCAAGCCCGGCACCTACGGCAGCGCCGCCGAACCGCTGAACTTCCAGGTGGGTTACTACACCGACGTCGCGGGGCTGGGCCTGTCCCCCACGGACGTCACGATCAACGGGTCGGTCTATGTCCGCAATCAGTGCGACGCGAACGGTTGCGTCGCCCTGAACAACTTCTGGCGGTCGCTGTCCAACCTGACCATCAACGTGACCACACCCAACTTCGGCTGCTACAGCGGCGAGTTCTGGGCGGTGTCGCAGGCGGCCCCGATGCGCCGGGTCAACGTCAACGGACTGACCACCCTGATGGACTACTGCACGGGCCCGTCGTTCGCCAGCGGCGGCTTCATCGCCGACTCGCAGTTCGCCGGCGGCACCGTGATCAACGGCTCGCAGCAGCAGTTCCTCGTCCGTAACAGCACGCTGGACGGCTGGACCAACGGAGTGTGGAACCAGGTCTTCGCCGGGGTCCAGGGCGCCCCGGCGCAGTGCTTCCCCGCGTCGGCGACCTGCGGAGGCCCGTACACCACCTTGGCCACGAACCCGGCGAGCAAAGACAAGCCCTACCTGTACGTCGACTCGAGCGGCCGCTGGGCGGTCTTCGTCCCGGCGCCCGCGACGAACACAGCGGGGACGACATGGGCGAACGGGCCCACGCCGGGTCGCTCGATCCCGCTGACGGACTTCTTCGTGGCCAAGCCGACCGACTCCGTGCAGACGATCAACAACCAGCTGGCCCAGGGCAAGAACCTGCTCTTCACTCCGGGGGTCTACAGCATCGACCGGACGATCAAGGTCAAGCGGGCCGACACCATCGTGCTCGGCCTCGGCCTGGCCACCCTCACCGCCGTCGACGGCGCGGTCGCGATGAGCGTCGCCGACGTCAAGGGCGTGGACATCGCCGGCCTGATGATCGACGCCGGGCCGGTCAGCTCCCCGGTCCTGCTGCAGATCGGCACCCAGCACGCCACCCACGGGCAGGCCCGCCAGCACAACGGCTGGAGCGACCCGGCCGACCCGACCGCCCTGCAGGACGTGTTCTTCCGGGTCGGCGGGCCGCACGCCGGCAAGGCCACCGTCAGCTTGCAGGTCAACAGCGACAACGTCATCCTCGACGACATC